The Carnobacterium mobile DSM 4848 genome includes a window with the following:
- the sufB gene encoding Fe-S cluster assembly protein SufB produces MSKVPETQEYQFGFHDDIESVYTTGKGISEEVIREISGRKSEPEWMLDFRLKSFRHFESRPMPKWGADLSEIDFDEITYYKKSSNKPERSWEDVPDKIKETFERIGIPEAERKYLAGAGAQYESEVVYHNMKEEFEKMGIVFLDTDSALKEYPEIFKEHFATVVPPTDNKLAALNSAAWSGGTFIYVPKGVRCEVPLQMYFRINDEGMGQFERTLIVVDEGASVHYVEGCTAPTFSSSSLHAAIVEIVVKKDAYCRYTTIQNWSDNVYNLVTKRATVDAGGTMEWIDGNLGAKTTMKYPSVYLNGNGARGTMLSIAMAGAGQNQDTGAKMIHNAPNTSSSIVSKSIAHDGGEVNYRGQVTFGKNSGGSISHIECDTIIMDDLSKSDTIPFNEIHNGNVSLEHEAKVSKISEEQLYYLMSRGLTEEAATEMIIMGFVEPFSKELPMEYAVELNRLIAYEMEGSVG; encoded by the coding sequence ATGAGTAAAGTACCAGAAACGCAAGAATACCAATTTGGCTTCCATGATGATATCGAATCGGTTTACACGACCGGAAAAGGCATCTCAGAAGAGGTCATTCGCGAAATATCCGGCCGTAAAAGCGAACCGGAATGGATGCTGGATTTTCGTTTGAAATCTTTCCGTCACTTTGAAAGTCGGCCAATGCCGAAATGGGGCGCAGATTTGTCGGAGATCGACTTTGATGAGATCACCTATTATAAAAAATCCAGCAACAAACCAGAACGCAGCTGGGAAGATGTACCGGATAAAATCAAAGAAACCTTTGAACGCATTGGGATTCCTGAAGCCGAGCGCAAATACTTGGCCGGTGCCGGCGCCCAATACGAATCCGAAGTCGTTTACCACAATATGAAAGAAGAATTCGAAAAAATGGGCATCGTCTTTTTAGATACCGACAGTGCTTTAAAAGAATATCCCGAAATCTTCAAAGAACATTTTGCAACGGTTGTCCCGCCGACTGATAACAAATTAGCCGCTTTAAATTCAGCTGCTTGGTCAGGTGGAACGTTTATCTATGTGCCCAAAGGCGTCCGCTGTGAAGTGCCTCTGCAAATGTACTTCCGTATCAACGATGAAGGCATGGGTCAATTTGAACGAACATTGATCGTAGTGGATGAAGGAGCTAGTGTGCATTATGTGGAAGGCTGTACGGCACCAACTTTTTCGTCTAGCAGTCTGCATGCAGCCATCGTAGAAATCGTCGTCAAAAAAGACGCTTATTGCCGCTATACGACTATTCAAAACTGGTCCGATAATGTTTACAATCTAGTGACTAAAAGAGCCACAGTCGATGCAGGCGGTACGATGGAATGGATCGACGGCAACTTAGGCGCGAAAACGACCATGAAATACCCGAGCGTTTACTTAAACGGGAACGGAGCTCGCGGTACCATGCTGTCGATTGCGATGGCCGGAGCCGGACAAAACCAAGATACCGGCGCAAAAATGATCCACAATGCACCGAACACATCCAGCTCAATCGTCTCCAAATCGATTGCTCATGACGGCGGAGAAGTCAATTACCGCGGACAAGTGACATTTGGAAAAAACTCAGGCGGATCGATTTCGCATATTGAATGCGACACAATCATTATGGATGACCTGTCCAAATCCGATACGATTCCTTTCAACGAGATCCACAACGGCAATGTGTCGCTAGAACACGAAGCCAAAGTATCCAAAATCTCCGAAGAACAACTCTACTACCTGATGAGCCGCGGTCTAACCGAAGAAGCAGCCACCGAAATGATCATCATGGGCTTCGTCGAACCCTTCTCCAAAGAACTGCCGATGGAATACGCAGTGGAGTTGAATCGGTTGATTGCTTATGAGATGGAAGGGTCGGTGGGATAA
- the sufU gene encoding Fe-S cluster assembly sulfur transfer protein SufU, whose protein sequence is MALSRLDHLYRQVILDHSSHPHHHGTLEQATDQIELNNPTCGDVIQLQLILEEDRINDIRFSGSGCTISTASASMMTDAVIGKTTTEALALAEQFSLLVQGKENEEMEDLGDAAILSGVSKFPARIRCATLAWKGLEKALSEARKEQDNE, encoded by the coding sequence ATGGCACTATCTAGATTAGACCATTTATACCGGCAAGTGATTCTCGATCATTCCAGCCATCCTCACCATCACGGCACATTGGAACAGGCCACCGATCAAATCGAACTGAACAACCCGACTTGCGGTGATGTGATCCAGCTGCAGTTGATTCTTGAGGAAGATCGGATCAACGATATCCGCTTTTCAGGCAGCGGCTGCACCATCAGCACAGCCAGCGCGAGTATGATGACCGATGCAGTGATCGGGAAAACAACAACAGAAGCCTTAGCATTAGCGGAACAATTCTCGCTGCTTGTCCAAGGAAAAGAAAATGAAGAAATGGAAGACTTAGGAGACGCTGCAATTTTGAGCGGCGTGTCAAAATTCCCCGCTCGCATCCGCTGTGCCACATTGGCATGGAAAGGACTTGAAAAAGCTTTAAGTGAAGCACGAAAAGAGCAAGATAATGAGTAG
- a CDS encoding cysteine desulfurase has translation MTIQGAEWKRDFPILNQCVNDEPLVYLDSAATSQKPTQVLKAVDTYYQTANANVHRGVHTLAERATAQYEAAREKVQQFIHAKEIAEILFTRGTTTSLNWVAKSFGEANVQEGDEIVISYMEHHSNIVPWQQLAKKTKATLKYIELTADGQLDLDSAAQQITKRTKIVALTHVSNVLGSVNPIAELTRMAHAVGAVIVIDGAQAVPHMAVDVQQLDVDFYAFSGHKMLGPTGIGVLYGKRTLLEQMEPVEYGGEMIDFVHEQDSTWTELPWKFEAGTPNIAGAIGLGAAIDYVTKAGVENIHAYEQELVAYLLPKLQIIPGLTLYGPVDAAERTGVVTFNLEGIHPHDLATALDMQGVAVRAGHHCAQPLMQYLQVSSTVRASFYLYNTKADADCLVEALIAAKEFFNHGTI, from the coding sequence ATGACCATTCAAGGTGCAGAGTGGAAAAGAGACTTTCCGATTTTAAATCAGTGCGTCAACGATGAACCGCTGGTTTATTTGGACAGTGCCGCTACCAGCCAAAAACCAACACAAGTACTAAAAGCCGTCGATACCTATTATCAAACTGCCAATGCCAATGTCCACCGCGGTGTTCATACCTTAGCGGAACGAGCAACTGCTCAATACGAAGCAGCGCGCGAAAAAGTCCAACAGTTTATTCATGCGAAGGAAATAGCAGAAATCTTATTTACGCGTGGCACGACCACCAGCTTGAATTGGGTAGCTAAAAGTTTCGGCGAAGCAAACGTGCAAGAAGGCGATGAAATTGTGATTTCTTATATGGAACACCATTCCAATATTGTTCCTTGGCAGCAGCTTGCTAAAAAAACAAAAGCGACATTGAAATACATTGAGCTGACAGCAGACGGCCAATTAGATCTGGACAGTGCAGCCCAACAAATTACAAAACGTACGAAAATCGTTGCCTTGACCCATGTGTCGAATGTACTGGGCAGTGTGAATCCGATCGCTGAACTGACTCGAATGGCACATGCTGTTGGTGCAGTAATCGTTATTGACGGCGCACAAGCTGTGCCGCATATGGCAGTCGATGTGCAACAATTGGACGTTGATTTTTATGCTTTCAGCGGCCACAAAATGCTGGGACCGACCGGCATTGGTGTCTTGTACGGCAAACGAACGTTATTAGAACAAATGGAACCCGTCGAATATGGCGGTGAAATGATTGATTTTGTTCACGAGCAAGACAGCACCTGGACCGAATTGCCATGGAAATTCGAAGCCGGAACACCGAATATCGCCGGAGCGATCGGATTAGGCGCAGCGATCGATTATGTAACAAAAGCAGGAGTAGAAAATATCCATGCTTACGAACAAGAACTGGTCGCTTATTTGCTGCCTAAACTTCAGATCATTCCGGGTCTAACACTTTATGGACCAGTTGACGCGGCTGAACGCACTGGAGTCGTGACATTCAACTTGGAAGGCATTCATCCGCATGATCTGGCAACAGCTTTGGATATGCAAGGGGTCGCTGTTCGCGCTGGACACCATTGTGCACAGCCGTTAATGCAGTATTTGCAGGTTTCTTCGACGGTCCGGGCCAGCTTTTATTTGTACAATACGAAAGCAGATGCAGACTGTTTAGTTGAAGCACTGATAGCCGCAAAGGAGTTTTTCAATCATGGCACTATCTAG
- the sufD gene encoding Fe-S cluster assembly protein SufD: MKETNYLDYLDAVRHASLMKGEPEWMLQLRLAALEKIEELELPVIERVRYHRWPLLQVPDFFLMEEPVFLANDFLAADTDAPRLVQVGTQTAFEQLPMELIEQGVIFTDIFTAMEEHPELVEEAYMQLAVKPDEDKLTAFHAAFMNSGMFLYVPKNVVIEEPLEALFIQNNQEATSFIKHVLIYAETNSAFTYVEKYQTIGEISNAANIVVEVITKQGAKVKFSAVDELGEQTTTYFNRRGHLLGDSQIEWAIGVMNQGDVIADFDSDLIGEGSHSEVKVVAISMGKQIQAIDTRVTNYGRHSIGHILQHGVIRERATLTFNGIGHIIKGAKGADAQQESRVLMLSDKARGDANPILLIDENDVTAGHAASVGRVDPEEMYYLMSRGIPKEEAERLVIRGFLGSVIAAIPLKAIRNELVETIEGKLTK; the protein is encoded by the coding sequence ATGAAAGAAACAAACTATTTGGACTATCTTGATGCCGTCCGTCATGCTTCACTGATGAAAGGCGAACCTGAATGGATGCTGCAGCTGCGCTTAGCTGCTTTGGAGAAAATTGAGGAGTTGGAATTGCCGGTTATCGAACGCGTTCGCTATCATCGCTGGCCGTTGCTGCAAGTTCCTGATTTTTTCTTGATGGAAGAGCCGGTTTTTCTGGCAAATGATTTTTTAGCTGCTGATACCGATGCTCCGCGATTGGTTCAAGTTGGCACACAAACTGCTTTTGAACAATTGCCGATGGAATTGATTGAACAAGGCGTTATTTTTACCGATATTTTTACGGCAATGGAAGAACACCCGGAACTGGTAGAAGAAGCGTATATGCAATTGGCCGTCAAACCAGATGAAGACAAGCTGACCGCTTTTCATGCGGCTTTTATGAACAGCGGCATGTTCTTATATGTGCCTAAAAACGTGGTGATCGAAGAACCGTTAGAAGCTCTTTTTATCCAAAACAATCAAGAAGCCACTAGTTTTATCAAGCACGTATTGATTTATGCAGAAACAAACAGCGCGTTTACGTATGTCGAAAAATACCAAACGATTGGCGAAATCAGCAATGCTGCCAATATCGTGGTGGAAGTAATCACAAAACAAGGCGCAAAAGTGAAATTTTCAGCAGTCGATGAACTAGGCGAGCAAACGACGACTTACTTTAATCGTCGTGGACATTTATTAGGCGATTCACAAATCGAATGGGCGATTGGTGTGATGAATCAAGGCGATGTGATTGCAGATTTTGATTCGGATTTGATTGGCGAAGGCTCGCATAGCGAAGTCAAAGTAGTGGCTATCAGCATGGGCAAACAAATCCAAGCCATCGATACACGCGTGACCAACTATGGGCGACATTCGATTGGCCATATTTTACAGCACGGCGTGATACGGGAAAGAGCAACGCTGACATTCAACGGGATCGGCCACATTATCAAAGGGGCTAAAGGAGCCGATGCCCAACAAGAAAGCCGCGTATTGATGCTGTCCGATAAAGCCCGTGGAGATGCTAATCCGATTTTGTTGATCGACGAAAACGATGTGACGGCAGGACACGCTGCTAGTGTCGGACGAGTCGATCCGGAAGAAATGTATTATTTGATGAGCCGCGGCATTCCAAAAGAAGAAGCAGAACGCTTAGTGATTCGTGGATTTTTAGGATCCGTGATTGCGGCGATTCCATTGAAAGCCATTCGCAATGAGTTAGTGGAAACGATTGAAGGGAAGCTGACGAAATGA
- the sufC gene encoding Fe-S cluster assembly ATPase SufC, with product MARLDIKNLHVSIEDKEILKGVDLVLNTGEIHAIMGPNGTGKSTLAAAIMGHPSYQVTEGEILLDGQNVLEMAVDERARAGLFLGVQYPSEIAGITNAEFMRAAINARRPEDDKISVMQFIKKMDEKMAVLDMPEEMAERYLNEGFSGGEKKRNEILQMMMIEPAFAILDEIDSGLDIDALKVVSKGINAMRNEHFGALIITHYQRLLNYVTPDVVHVMMNGVVVKTGGAELAKRLEAEGYKGIRDELGIDFALDED from the coding sequence ATGGCTCGTTTAGACATTAAAAATTTGCATGTTTCAATCGAAGACAAAGAGATCTTAAAAGGGGTGGATTTAGTCCTGAATACAGGAGAAATTCATGCCATTATGGGGCCAAACGGTACAGGGAAATCAACATTAGCAGCGGCAATCATGGGCCATCCCAGTTACCAAGTGACAGAAGGGGAAATATTATTGGACGGTCAAAACGTATTGGAAATGGCGGTCGACGAACGGGCACGCGCCGGTTTATTTTTAGGTGTGCAATATCCAAGCGAAATAGCAGGGATCACTAATGCGGAATTTATGCGGGCTGCCATCAATGCACGCCGGCCTGAAGACGATAAAATTTCTGTCATGCAGTTTATTAAAAAAATGGATGAAAAAATGGCCGTACTGGACATGCCGGAAGAAATGGCTGAACGGTATTTAAACGAAGGCTTTTCCGGTGGAGAAAAAAAGCGCAATGAAATTTTACAAATGATGATGATCGAACCGGCATTTGCTATTTTGGATGAAATTGATTCAGGATTAGACATTGATGCCTTAAAAGTTGTGTCTAAAGGGATCAACGCGATGCGCAATGAACATTTTGGCGCCTTGATCATCACGCATTACCAACGGTTATTAAATTATGTGACACCGGATGTGGTCCATGTCATGATGAACGGCGTAGTGGTTAAAACCGGCGGCGCAGAATTGGCGAAACGATTAGAAGCAGAAGGTTACAAAGGGATTCGCGATGAATTGGGAATCGATTTTGCTTTAGATGAAGATTAA
- a CDS encoding gamma-glutamyl-gamma-aminobutyrate hydrolase family protein encodes MKKPLIGIAGNSLIDLNVTNGLPVTYTPQGFVDGIVAAEGAPIVLPISLPEEAADYIERIDGLLLAGGQDVSPLLYGEEPSLKLGATSPTRDAFEMALIKEAVAQHKPILAVCRGFQLLNVAYGGTLYQDLSHYPDLTVQHIQQTYFDLGTHTIDIEPDSRLGTIFGKTYLVNSYHHQAVKELARAFKPVAWSKDLLIEGFEAVDSKQSIVAVQWHPELMMKRDSKMQDLFNEFVERVNSKEQDKSTGA; translated from the coding sequence ATGAAAAAACCGTTAATTGGAATTGCCGGAAATAGTTTAATCGATTTAAATGTCACCAATGGCTTGCCCGTCACTTATACTCCTCAAGGATTTGTGGATGGAATCGTTGCAGCGGAAGGAGCACCCATTGTCTTACCGATCAGTTTGCCTGAAGAAGCGGCTGATTATATTGAACGGATAGACGGCTTATTATTAGCAGGCGGGCAAGACGTTTCTCCTCTTTTATATGGCGAAGAACCCAGCTTGAAACTTGGCGCTACCAGCCCGACACGCGATGCTTTTGAAATGGCCTTGATCAAAGAGGCAGTTGCTCAACATAAACCCATTTTAGCTGTTTGTCGCGGGTTTCAATTATTAAATGTAGCTTATGGCGGAACGCTTTATCAGGATCTGTCGCATTATCCTGACTTAACCGTCCAACACATTCAGCAAACATATTTTGACCTAGGAACACATACAATCGATATTGAACCAGACAGCCGATTGGGAACTATTTTTGGAAAAACCTATTTGGTCAATTCTTATCACCACCAAGCGGTCAAAGAACTGGCAAGAGCTTTCAAGCCTGTCGCTTGGAGCAAAGACTTGTTGATCGAGGGCTTTGAAGCTGTTGATTCAAAGCAAAGTATCGTAGCCGTTCAATGGCATCCTGAATTAATGATGAAACGTGACAGTAAGATGCAAGATTTGTTTAACGAATTCGTTGAACGTGTCAATTCCAAAGAGCAGGACAAATCTACTGGTGCATAA
- a CDS encoding MetQ/NlpA family ABC transporter substrate-binding protein produces the protein MKKSTVFGTLLTVGLSLTLAACGSNGSSSDSSSAGSSKDDTTTIKIGASNVPHAEILEFAEPLLEKEGIKLDITTYNDYVIPNVALDEGDIDANYFQHIPFFESAVAENDYDFVNAGAIHIEPLGLYSKKYKNLDEVKKGATVLVSNSQADWGRVISILADNDLVTLKDGVDPTTATFDDIDKNPKELNFEYENDPALMTTLYQQDEGDLVAINSNFAVDQDINPLEDSIALESTSSPYANIIAIRSEDAKDPAILKLVEVLKSKEVQDFILDKWDGAVVPVKD, from the coding sequence ATGAAAAAATCAACAGTATTTGGAACACTTTTAACAGTAGGACTGTCATTAACCTTAGCAGCTTGCGGCAGCAACGGTTCATCATCAGACTCATCGTCAGCAGGATCATCAAAGGATGACACGACTACAATCAAAATTGGCGCCAGCAATGTCCCGCATGCAGAGATATTAGAATTTGCTGAACCTTTACTTGAAAAAGAAGGCATTAAATTAGATATTACGACGTACAATGATTATGTCATACCTAACGTCGCGTTAGACGAAGGCGACATTGATGCCAACTACTTCCAACATATTCCATTCTTCGAAAGTGCCGTTGCTGAAAATGATTATGATTTTGTTAACGCAGGGGCGATCCATATTGAACCGCTTGGTCTGTATTCGAAAAAATACAAAAACTTAGATGAAGTAAAAAAAGGTGCGACCGTTTTAGTCAGCAATAGCCAAGCCGACTGGGGCCGTGTAATCAGTATTCTGGCAGATAACGATTTAGTCACATTGAAAGACGGCGTTGATCCAACAACGGCCACATTTGATGATATTGATAAAAATCCTAAAGAGCTGAACTTTGAATACGAAAATGATCCCGCATTGATGACAACATTGTATCAACAAGACGAAGGCGACTTAGTTGCGATCAATTCTAACTTTGCCGTTGACCAAGATATCAATCCACTGGAAGATTCGATTGCTTTGGAAAGCACAAGCTCGCCTTATGCGAATATTATAGCCATCCGTTCTGAAGATGCTAAAGATCCTGCTATTTTAAAATTAGTAGAAGTATTGAAATCAAAAGAAGTACAAGATTTTATTCTTGATAAATGGGACGGAGCAGTTGTTCCCGTCAAAGACTAA
- a CDS encoding methionine ABC transporter permease — protein sequence MLSNLKIGAGLMSQYFDFSEIHWDRMQKAAIQTLGMTAGSVIVVFLLGLLLGLLLYETNGKDTFFAKGLYGVVAILVNVFRSVPFIILIVLMMPITKSLVGSMIGPMAALPALIVSSAPFYGRLVEIGFREIDKGVIEAAEAMGANKWEIIYKVLIPESLPAIVSGLTVTTISLVGYTAMAGVIGAGGLGNLAYLEGFQRNQPAVTLIATLIILVVVFIIQFIGDSAVKRIDKR from the coding sequence ATGTTGTCGAATCTTAAAATTGGAGCAGGATTGATGAGCCAGTACTTTGATTTTTCAGAAATCCATTGGGACAGAATGCAAAAAGCAGCTATCCAAACACTAGGGATGACAGCCGGTTCAGTGATCGTCGTCTTCCTGCTAGGTTTGTTGCTAGGGCTGCTGCTATACGAAACAAATGGAAAAGATACGTTTTTTGCCAAGGGATTGTATGGGGTTGTAGCCATTCTTGTAAATGTCTTTCGTTCTGTTCCATTTATTATCTTGATTGTACTCATGATGCCGATAACCAAAAGTTTAGTTGGTTCCATGATTGGCCCAATGGCTGCTTTACCCGCTTTGATTGTTTCTTCAGCCCCTTTTTATGGGCGACTAGTAGAAATCGGCTTTCGCGAGATCGATAAAGGTGTAATCGAAGCAGCAGAAGCGATGGGAGCAAACAAATGGGAAATTATTTATAAAGTCCTCATACCGGAAAGTTTGCCGGCCATCGTTTCCGGACTGACGGTGACGACTATTTCATTAGTCGGTTATACGGCCATGGCAGGTGTCATCGGAGCAGGTGGATTAGGAAATCTAGCTTACTTAGAAGGATTTCAACGTAATCAACCAGCTGTGACATTGATTGCCACATTGATTATTCTCGTGGTCGTTTTTATTATCCAATTCATTGGAGACAGCGCAGTCAAGCGGATAGACAAGCGTTAA
- a CDS encoding methionine ABC transporter ATP-binding protein — translation MIELANIKKVFQTKQGQLTAVEDVNLTIKDGEIYGIVGYSGAGKSTLVRMFNGLETPTSGTVAVNGNIISKLTGKDLRKERQKIGMIFQHFNLLWSRTVLENVLFPLEIAGMGKAKSIKKAKELIRLVGLEGREETYPAQLSGGQKQRVGIARALANEPTLLLCDEATSALDPQTTDEVLDLLLDINKRLNLTIVLITHEMHVVRKICHKVAVMDNGTVVESGDVMEVFKHPQQEITKRFIRQDANPNSEDTDEILEEMLTAYPEGKIIHLTFQEEQVKMPVISKIVRDYEVELNIIQGNIRHAKEGSIGSLYVQLTGSEPQIAQAIERLNQMKVGVEVMEHVVES, via the coding sequence ATGATTGAATTAGCCAATATCAAAAAAGTTTTCCAAACGAAACAAGGACAGCTGACAGCCGTTGAAGATGTGAATTTAACCATTAAAGACGGTGAAATATACGGCATTGTGGGTTATTCAGGAGCTGGAAAGAGCACATTAGTCCGGATGTTTAATGGACTTGAAACTCCTACATCGGGAACCGTAGCTGTCAACGGCAATATTATTTCAAAATTAACAGGAAAAGATTTAAGGAAAGAACGACAAAAAATCGGAATGATTTTTCAACACTTCAATCTTTTATGGTCAAGAACAGTATTAGAAAATGTTCTATTTCCATTAGAAATTGCCGGGATGGGAAAAGCTAAAAGCATTAAGAAAGCGAAAGAACTGATTCGATTAGTCGGTTTGGAAGGACGTGAAGAAACTTATCCCGCTCAATTATCTGGTGGACAAAAACAACGGGTCGGAATCGCACGTGCTTTAGCAAATGAACCTACACTGTTATTATGCGATGAAGCAACGAGTGCTCTAGATCCTCAAACAACGGATGAAGTCCTCGATTTGTTGCTGGATATCAATAAACGATTGAATTTAACCATTGTTTTGATCACGCATGAAATGCATGTGGTTCGTAAAATTTGCCATAAGGTGGCTGTGATGGATAACGGAACCGTTGTCGAATCAGGAGATGTAATGGAAGTTTTTAAACATCCTCAACAAGAAATCACAAAACGGTTTATCCGGCAAGATGCTAATCCGAACAGTGAAGATACAGATGAGATTTTGGAAGAAATGCTGACCGCTTATCCTGAAGGAAAAATTATTCATTTAACTTTTCAGGAAGAACAGGTCAAAATGCCGGTCATTTCTAAAATTGTGCGGGACTATGAAGTAGAGTTGAATATCATCCAAGGAAATATTCGACACGCAAAAGAAGGGTCGATCGGTTCATTGTATGTGCAGTTGACCGGCAGCGAACCGCAAATTGCTCAAGCCATCGAACGCTTGAATCAAATGAAAGTAGGAGTAGAGGTGATGGAACATGTTGTCGAATCTTAA
- a CDS encoding glycine cleavage system protein H, whose protein sequence is MTEKTKVKYSENGLWILKDGEHYRIGLSEKGQDDLGEVMFVEIPTDVARVEKNDNLIGVEGAKAVTELIAPFSGKVMSFNTELADNPEDLNTSNRDKNWIVDVTEVDEAEFNALSDEV, encoded by the coding sequence ATGACTGAAAAAACAAAAGTAAAATACAGTGAAAATGGCTTATGGATTTTAAAAGATGGCGAACACTACCGAATCGGTTTGTCTGAAAAAGGACAAGATGACTTAGGTGAAGTGATGTTTGTCGAAATTCCGACTGACGTTGCACGAGTAGAAAAAAACGATAATTTGATCGGAGTTGAAGGAGCGAAAGCTGTTACTGAATTAATCGCTCCTTTTTCAGGAAAAGTTATGAGTTTTAATACGGAATTAGCGGACAATCCAGAAGACTTAAACACAAGTAATCGTGATAAAAATTGGATCGTGGATGTAACAGAAGTCGATGAAGCCGAATTCAATGCTCTTTCCGACGAGGTTTAA
- a CDS encoding arsenate reductase family protein, with translation MLYYYQHPTCSTCRNGRKWLDQQGIAYEAIDMIAAPPSKEQLMEWMTLSDLPIARFFNTSGNRYRELGLKETVPTMDKETAAALLATDGMLIKRPLVTNGKKVTVGFKEERFEKEWLTSKGEEK, from the coding sequence ATGCTATACTATTATCAACACCCAACTTGTTCTACGTGTCGAAATGGCAGAAAGTGGCTGGATCAGCAAGGAATTGCATATGAAGCCATCGATATGATTGCTGCACCGCCTTCCAAAGAACAACTAATGGAATGGATGACGTTGTCTGACTTGCCAATTGCTCGTTTTTTTAATACAAGCGGCAATCGTTACCGTGAGTTAGGATTAAAAGAAACGGTCCCCACAATGGATAAAGAAACGGCAGCAGCGTTGCTTGCAACTGATGGGATGCTGATTAAGCGCCCACTCGTAACAAATGGTAAAAAAGTTACGGTAGGATTCAAAGAAGAACGATTTGAAAAAGAATGGCTCACCAGTAAAGGAGAAGAAAAATGA
- a CDS encoding FtsW/RodA/SpoVE family cell cycle protein, whose translation MNENKESKIDYGIILSIMLLAIISIATLFATTYMIEGKGLQITIMQVIWYIVGIIAIVVIMQFDSEQLWKLAPIAYGVGLLLLVLVLFFYDRPTAAFTGAKSWFKIGPITFQPAEVMKIAFILMLARVVTRHNSEYDEHFVKADLLLIGKIIAISLPPLILILLEQDLGTTLVFLAIIGGVILMSGVTWRLLLPLFLSISALGGGLLFLVVYDRSFLLKLGFKPYQFARVDSWLDPYHDAADAAYQLIQSMKAIGSGKVFGKGFGVSEVYVPVRESDMIFATIGENFGFIGSCILIFIYFLLIYQMIRICFDTKNEFYTYISTGVIMMILFHVLENIGMGIGLLPLTGIPLPFISQGGTALLGNMMGVGLIMSMRYHYRSYMFSEEREGF comes from the coding sequence ATGAATGAGAACAAAGAATCAAAAATAGACTATGGAATCATATTATCTATTATGTTGTTAGCAATCATCAGTATAGCCACACTCTTTGCAACGACCTATATGATTGAAGGTAAAGGACTGCAAATAACCATTATGCAAGTTATTTGGTATATAGTGGGGATTATAGCGATTGTTGTGATCATGCAGTTTGACTCAGAGCAGCTTTGGAAGCTGGCGCCGATCGCCTATGGAGTGGGATTGCTGCTCTTAGTCTTAGTGTTGTTTTTTTATGATCGGCCGACTGCAGCCTTCACAGGCGCAAAAAGCTGGTTTAAGATTGGTCCCATTACTTTCCAGCCTGCTGAAGTCATGAAAATTGCCTTTATTCTAATGTTAGCGCGAGTAGTGACTCGGCACAACAGCGAATACGATGAACATTTTGTAAAAGCCGATCTGTTGCTGATTGGGAAGATTATCGCCATTTCTTTACCGCCGTTGATTTTGATTTTACTAGAACAAGATTTAGGAACGACTTTAGTCTTTTTAGCTATCATCGGCGGCGTTATTTTAATGTCAGGAGTAACGTGGCGCCTCCTTTTACCGCTGTTTTTAAGTATTTCTGCTCTCGGCGGCGGTTTGCTCTTTCTAGTGGTATATGACCGCAGTTTCTTGTTGAAGCTAGGTTTTAAACCCTATCAGTTTGCTAGAGTCGATTCTTGGCTCGATCCTTATCATGATGCTGCAGATGCAGCTTATCAATTGATTCAGAGTATGAAAGCCATCGGATCAGGTAAAGTATTTGGTAAAGGGTTCGGTGTTTCAGAAGTATACGTCCCCGTTCGAGAGTCCGATATGATTTTTGCAACCATCGGTGAAAACTTCGGCTTTATCGGCAGTTGTATTTTGATCTTTATTTATTTTTTATTGATTTATCAAATGATTCGTATCTGTTTTGATACAAAAAATGAATTTTACACGTATATCTCTACAGGAGTTATCATGATGATCTTATTCCACGTTCTTGAAAACATTGGAATGGGAATTGGTTTATTGCCGCTGACCGGAATTCCGCTTCCGTTTATTTCTCAAGGTGGAACAGCCTTGTTGGGGAATATGATGGGAGTAGGCTTGATCATGTCAATGAGGTACCATTACCGCAGTTACATGTTTTCTGAAGAACGGGAAGGATTTTAA